The segment TCGCCTGCGTGATGCTGCGGAACCGTTCAATGAAGGCTTCCGTGCTGCTGACCTGCTCCCCATAGCCCCACCCTTCGCCGGTGTCGAAGGCAATGCCGCCGAATTCACTGACTATGACAGGCTGACCCCGGTACTCGTAGCCCTGGGCCATCGCGAATTTCCAGTTATTGAACGAGGAGCTGCCGCCAAGCACGCTGCCGGAATCTGCATAACGCTCTAGCAAGACCGCTCCACTCTCCTCATAATCATGCAGGGTAATAATGTCGCTGACCGTATGCTCCCAGCCGTCATTCACAATAACCGGACGGTTCGGGTCGATGGCCTTGGTCAGATGATAGATGCCTTCCGTGAATTTCTGCTGCCGCTTGTTCGTGTAGATCTGCGGGATGCCCCAGGATTCGTTGAAAGGCACCCACGTAATGACCGAAGGATGGTTATATTGCTGCCGGACAATCTCGGTCCATTCGTTCGTGAACTGCTCCACTGCCTCATCATTGAACTCATAGGTGGCCGCCATCTCCGACCAGACCAGCAGCCCCTTCACATCACACCAGTACAGGAAGCGCGCATCTTCAATCTTCATATGCTTGCGGACACCGTTGTAGCCCATCGCGAGAATCGCGTCAATATCGGCAATCAGCGCCTCCTCCGAAGGCGGGGTCAGGTGGCTGTCCGGCCAATAGCCCTGATCCAGAATCAGCTTCTGATACACCGGCGTGTTGTTGAGCAGCACCTTGCCTTGTTCGATGGAGATTTTGCGGAGTCCGAAGTAGGAATAGACCTGGTCGATCACCTTGTCCCCCTCGTACAGAAGGAACTCTACCTCATACAGCACCGGCGAAGCGGGCGACCACGACTGGAGCTTCCACGGGCCATTCGCTTCATGGGTCAGCTCTACATCCAGCTGCTGCCAAGACCGGTCGATATGCAGCGAGACCTGCTTGAAGGTCTTCTCCTGCGTGCTGATCCGGGTCTCCAGGCGGAGATTCGGGGCTGCCACCTGGGCCTCGTATTCGAAGCGGACCGAGCGGTTATCGAGATCCGGGGTGATTTTGACAGACTTGAGATACGAAGGGGATACATACTCCAGCCACACACTTTGCCAGATTCCCGTCGTCTGCACGTAGAAGCACTCGAAATTGTCATCCACCCAGCGCTGCTTGCCCCGGGGCTGTGTGCAGCTCTGGCTGTCCTCTGCCTTGACGGTCAGACGGTTCACCGCTCCGGCACCCGTGTTCAGATAATCGGTAATATCCAGCGAGAACGCCGCATACCCGCCGCGGTGCCCCCCGGCATAGCTGCCGTTCACCCACACCTTCGCCACGTGGTCTACCGCCTGGAAGTTCAGCAGGACCCGCTTGTTGCCCATGCCCTCTTGCAGCTGCAATTCCCGCTCATACCATACATACGGATGGAACACGGTCTCACCGATTCCGCTGGCCTCCGTCTCATACGTGAATGGAACCTGAATCTTCAGATCACCCTTCAGCGCCTCGTACCACTTCTTCCGTTCACCGGCGTTGTCATCGTCATACCGGAAATCCCATTCCCCGTTCAAGCTCTGCCAGGCATCACGGACGAACTGCGGCCGCGGATAATCCTTGATATAGTGCCGGGTTGTCATGGTAATACGCACGCTCCTTATGAACAATAATTTTGTTTTAATACAATAAATATGTATTAATTATTACAGAATCCGCTGAGATGTCAATGGCGACGCAAAAAAAGAACCGAAGCCAAAGCTCCAGGTTCTTCGCTAATCCCTATGTTATTCATCCTAAGGCTCCACGCTATAAAAAATCTTCATCACCAGGTCCTGCTCATAATCGCCGAACTTTTTGCCGAACAGGTTCATGCCGCCCTTGAAGACTGCATTCTCCTTCACGCCCAGCCGCAGATCCACGTGGTTCTGCCTTGTGAGACCTAACTGTTCCAGATTAACAGCGGATAGCTCCTGGTGGTCGATGGTACTGCGTGTGTCATCTACACTCCAGGTCTTGAGTGCGCCGAACTGGGTTCCCGTATCAATCCACCACGAGGGATTCAGCTTCCCGCATCTGCCGCCGAAGTCGCCGGGCGAGGTCCAGGTCCCCACCTCCACCTGGTTAATCCAGAGCGTAATATCCGAAGGCCAGTCATTCTCGTAATTCGGTGCCTCCGAGCAGATCTCCATGGAGAACTGAATCCGGTGAAGCACCGCTCCTTGCGGAATTTCCAGCGGATAGCGGTATTCGAGATAACCTTTGCGCAGCCAGAGCAGCTGGGCCTGCACCCGGTCCGGATGAAAAAATCCCGCCGGTGAATCCTCCGAAATAATCGGACCGTTCTCACTGACCATCCCGCAGGTAGGCGCCACTTCGCAGGCTGTGAAATTGCCGATCGGCATGGATATCTCATAGCAATATTCGCCTTGACCGGCTTGCAGGCGGCGCTGCGGAGCATTGATCGTGATCTTGATGTCATCATAAATCCGGCTGCATACCTTCATCGCCCCGCGTGAAGCGGGCAACAGCTCCGTCTCAATCAGCCCTGCCTGCTCAAGCACCTTCACATTGGAGGCTGCCGTAGATACAGGAATCTCCAGCGCCTCCGCCAGCTCCGCCACATTCATTCTCCGCGTGTTAAGCAGCGCCAGCATTCTGAGTCTTAGCTCCGTAGAGAGCGCGTGTGTCACCTTCACCAGCTCATCCGCATGCTCCATGGACAACTCCAGCATATCTTTCACCCCATTTAGCTGTCCGTAATTACATATCCTGCACGAATTGCAACATTCCCCGGATCGAACTCCCGCTAACCCGAGAATATTGCATAAAATGCAGCAATTCCTTCGCATAAGGCAGTTATTCCGGACAATTCCTGCAATCTGTGCAACAATTCTCCCAACGGTGCCGCTGCTGAGATATCAAAGTTGTAAAACTTACAACAGTATAGTCGCTAAAGACATTATGTAGGTGACCGCTCACCTTTGGCAAGAGCGTAGGACTTCTGTCCAGCTTAGCTATCCAGCATCACTACTTGATCGCCCAGCCGGACCTCTCCCGGAGTGATAACGGAAGCGTAGACGCCGAACTGCTGCTTAAGCTCTTTGTATACTTGCTTCAGCAGCGAGCTGTCCCGCTCCAGCGTATCCGGGTCGGTCGTAATCATCACGCAGCGCTCACAATAGCTATCCACTTGCAGCACTGTACTGCCAATCGACAGACGGCGGCCGAGCCACTCTTCCTCCCCCAGCGAGTCCTCACTCACTTCCACCAGGAAGTTGCCCCGGAAGCGGCGCTGGTCTACAGGCTTTCCCCACATGGCTTCAAGGTTCTTCAGACTCTTGTCGGTTACCAGCAGTATGCTGGCCGCGTCTACAGACAGCAGCTGAGGATACTGTTCCTCCGGGTGCGGCGCCTTGAACGCAGACATCGTAATTTCCGTCCGGGTCAGACTCTGAATTTCCCTAAGCAGCTCCTCGTCCCAGCCGAATAAGCGGCCATCCGCAGCCGTTACACGGATATCTTCCCCTGTATATTCCGCCTTATAAGACATCATCTTCGGAATCTTGCGGGCAGTGATATACTGGGACCAGTCTTTTTTAGTCATATCATAAAAGGAACAATACCGGTCCCCCTCCACTCCGTAAGATACAACCTTACAGGCCTCCAGTGCCTCTCCTGCAAAGGATTTTACCGGATAACGGTTAATCGATTTAATCTCCCCAACTGTAACTGACACGCCCCCACCTCTTCTGTCTATAATCTGATAGCTCTGCTACTTTTACTGTAGCGGCTTTAACTTCTGAATCTCTTCTACGGAAAGCCCTGTTGCCTCGGCGATAACAGATAGCTCGATACCTAGAGCAAGCAGTTTATGAGCTGTTTCCTTCTGAGCGTCGGCCTTCCCTTCTGCTATTCCCTTTGCTATTCCCTTTGCTATTCCCTTAGCCATTCCCTCGGCCATACCCTTAGCCTCACCTTCAGACCATCCCTTGGCCTCGGCTACCTTAGCCGCTTCATACATCGACGCCTCGTCATGCAAATACCGCTGGCGTGCTTCGTATTGTCTGCGGGCCTCCTCGTTCTGACTCAGAAACTCCAGTGTGTCCATGGCTTTCTTCAGCACAGGTTCGT is part of the Paenibacillus sp. FSL M7-0420 genome and harbors:
- a CDS encoding glycoside hydrolase family 2 protein, which codes for MTTRHYIKDYPRPQFVRDAWQSLNGEWDFRYDDDNAGERKKWYEALKGDLKIQVPFTYETEASGIGETVFHPYVWYERELQLQEGMGNKRVLLNFQAVDHVAKVWVNGSYAGGHRGGYAAFSLDITDYLNTGAGAVNRLTVKAEDSQSCTQPRGKQRWVDDNFECFYVQTTGIWQSVWLEYVSPSYLKSVKITPDLDNRSVRFEYEAQVAAPNLRLETRISTQEKTFKQVSLHIDRSWQQLDVELTHEANGPWKLQSWSPASPVLYEVEFLLYEGDKVIDQVYSYFGLRKISIEQGKVLLNNTPVYQKLILDQGYWPDSHLTPPSEEALIADIDAILAMGYNGVRKHMKIEDARFLYWCDVKGLLVWSEMAATYEFNDEAVEQFTNEWTEIVRQQYNHPSVITWVPFNESWGIPQIYTNKRQQKFTEGIYHLTKAIDPNRPVIVNDGWEHTVSDIITLHDYEESGAVLLERYADSGSVLGGSSSFNNWKFAMAQGYEYRGQPVIVSEFGGIAFDTGEGWGYGEQVSSTEAFIERFRSITQAIKDTPYICGYCYTQVTDVQQEVNGLLNADRTPKIPLDEIRKINR
- a CDS encoding ArsR/SmtB family transcription factor; protein product: MLELSMEHADELVKVTHALSTELRLRMLALLNTRRMNVAELAEALEIPVSTAASNVKVLEQAGLIETELLPASRGAMKVCSRIYDDIKITINAPQRRLQAGQGEYCYEISMPIGNFTACEVAPTCGMVSENGPIISEDSPAGFFHPDRVQAQLLWLRKGYLEYRYPLEIPQGAVLHRIQFSMEICSEAPNYENDWPSDITLWINQVEVGTWTSPGDFGGRCGKLNPSWWIDTGTQFGALKTWSVDDTRSTIDHQELSAVNLEQLGLTRQNHVDLRLGVKENAVFKGGMNLFGKKFGDYEQDLVMKIFYSVEP
- a CDS encoding MOSC domain-containing protein, with protein sequence MSVTVGEIKSINRYPVKSFAGEALEACKVVSYGVEGDRYCSFYDMTKKDWSQYITARKIPKMMSYKAEYTGEDIRVTAADGRLFGWDEELLREIQSLTRTEITMSAFKAPHPEEQYPQLLSVDAASILLVTDKSLKNLEAMWGKPVDQRRFRGNFLVEVSEDSLGEEEWLGRRLSIGSTVLQVDSYCERCVMITTDPDTLERDSSLLKQVYKELKQQFGVYASVITPGEVRLGDQVVMLDS